In Mycolicibacterium nivoides, the DNA window ATGATGGCTGCCTTGAAGTAGGCCAGCGCCATGTAGAAATCCCAGTGCGCCAGCTCCTGGCCGGACTGCACCGAATACCGGTTGGCCAGATCGTCGGCCGACGGCATCCGCGGTGAACTCCACGCCGCTTCCATGCTCAGGATCAGGTTGAACATCGGGTCGCGGTACACGCACATCAGCGCGGCGTCACTCAACGGGTCACCCAGGGTGGACAGCTCCCAGTCCAGCACCGCGAGGACCTTCGTCGGGTCCTGCGCGTCCAGGATGGTGTTGTCGATGCGGTAGTCGCCGTGGACGATCGAGTTGCGGCTCTGCGCCGGAACCGAATCCGCCAGGGCCTGATGCAGGCGCTTGACGTCGTCGTCGCGCGGATCGTCGGGCAGGCGGACCAGGTCCCACTGCGAACCCCAGCGGCGCACCTGGCGTTCCAGATAGCCCGCGGGCTTGCCGAAGTCACCGAGACCGACAGCGTCGGGGTCGACCGCGTGCAGGTCGGCCAGCACCCGGATCAGTGCGTCGACGCTGCTGCTGATCACCTGCTCATCACCGAGTGCGGCGAGCTCGTCCGCGCTGCGGACCACCTGGCCCGCGACATTCTCGACCATCTGGAACGGCGCCCCCAGCACGGAGTCGTCGTTGCTCATCGTCACCGCACGGGCGACCGGCACCGCGGTGCCTGCCAGGGCCGCCACCACCTTGTACTCGCGCGCCATGTCGTGCGCGGACGGGGTCAGACCGTGCAGCGGCGGACGCCGCAGCACCCACG includes these proteins:
- a CDS encoding phosphotransferase family protein, which encodes MTVTNLEGLDLAALDRHLRSEGIARSGELRAELIAGGRSNLTFRVHDDVSAWVLRRPPLHGLTPSAHDMAREYKVVAALAGTAVPVARAVTMSNDDSVLGAPFQMVENVAGQVVRSADELAALGDEQVISSSVDALIRVLADLHAVDPDAVGLGDFGKPAGYLERQVRRWGSQWDLVRLPDDPRDDDVKRLHQALADSVPAQSRNSIVHGDYRIDNTILDAQDPTKVLAVLDWELSTLGDPLSDAALMCVYRDPMFNLILSMEAAWSSPRMPSADDLANRYSVQSGQELAHWDFYMALAYFKAAIIAAGIDFRARQGSEAPGSSSVGAAVAPAIASGLRALG